In Oncorhynchus nerka isolate Pitt River linkage group LG26, Oner_Uvic_2.0, whole genome shotgun sequence, one DNA window encodes the following:
- the LOC115104169 gene encoding oxidized purine nucleoside triphosphate hydrolase isoform X2, with protein MLTNKLLTLVLVVQPGRVLLGMKKRGFGAGKWNGFGGKVQPGETIEEAARRELQEECGLTVDALDKIGNIKFEFIGETELLDVHVFRADNYNGEPTESDEMRPQWFDSDKIPFSQMWVDDILWFPLMLQKKKFLGYFKFQGHDLIIEHKLEEVERL; from the exons ATGTTGACCAACAagctgctgaccctggtgctggtGGTGCAGCCTGGACGGGTGCTGCTGGGCATGAAGAAGAGAGGGTTCGGAGCAGGGAAGTGGAATGGGTTTGGTGGCAAAGTCCAACCTGGGGAGACTATTGAAGAGGCTGCCAGGCG AGAACTGCAGGAGGAATGTGGCCTCACAGTGGATGCACTTGATAAGATTGGAAATATCAAATTTGAATTCATCGGAGAAACAGAGCTGCTTGATGTGCATGTTTTCCGAGCTGACAACTACAACGGGGAGCCAACAGAGTCGGATG AGATGCGGCCGCAGTGGTTCGACTCGGACAAGATACCCTTCAGTCAGATGTGGGTTGACGATATTCTGTGGTTTCCACTGATGCTTCAAAAGAAGAAGTTCTTGGGCTACTTCAAATTTCAGGGTCATGACTTGATCATCGAACACAAGTTGGAGGAGGTAGAAAGGCTTTAA
- the LOC115104169 gene encoding oxidized purine nucleoside triphosphate hydrolase isoform X1, which yields MYITGTMLTNKLLTLVLVVQPGRVLLGMKKRGFGAGKWNGFGGKVQPGETIEEAARRELQEECGLTVDALDKIGNIKFEFIGETELLDVHVFRADNYNGEPTESDEMRPQWFDSDKIPFSQMWVDDILWFPLMLQKKKFLGYFKFQGHDLIIEHKLEEVERL from the exons ATGTATATTACAGGTACAATGTTGACCAACAagctgctgaccctggtgctggtGGTGCAGCCTGGACGGGTGCTGCTGGGCATGAAGAAGAGAGGGTTCGGAGCAGGGAAGTGGAATGGGTTTGGTGGCAAAGTCCAACCTGGGGAGACTATTGAAGAGGCTGCCAGGCG AGAACTGCAGGAGGAATGTGGCCTCACAGTGGATGCACTTGATAAGATTGGAAATATCAAATTTGAATTCATCGGAGAAACAGAGCTGCTTGATGTGCATGTTTTCCGAGCTGACAACTACAACGGGGAGCCAACAGAGTCGGATG AGATGCGGCCGCAGTGGTTCGACTCGGACAAGATACCCTTCAGTCAGATGTGGGTTGACGATATTCTGTGGTTTCCACTGATGCTTCAAAAGAAGAAGTTCTTGGGCTACTTCAAATTTCAGGGTCATGACTTGATCATCGAACACAAGTTGGAGGAGGTAGAAAGGCTTTAA